The proteins below are encoded in one region of Hordeum vulgare subsp. vulgare chromosome 3H, MorexV3_pseudomolecules_assembly, whole genome shotgun sequence:
- the LOC123442470 gene encoding 60S ribosomal protein L5, mitochondrial-like — translation MMFPLHFHYEDVLRQDLLLKLNHANVMEVPGLFEIRLVPKAASDFRIQFGKLAMEILCGQRFIQTQRGPYFQVGKSFRSNPFLGSEKDTGYVSDFARQSVLRGHRMYHFLVRILTVMSMLDSPVEIRENSIKFFMETEFCEFSPELEDHFEIFKHIRGFNVTIVTSANTKDETLLLWSGFVIMEPTSKKH, via the coding sequence ATGAtgtttccactccattttcattACGAAGATGTATTACGTCAGGATCTGTTGCTCAAACTGAATCACGCCAATGTTATGGAAGTTCCTGGATTGTTTGAAATAAGATTAGTACCAAAAGCTGCCTCTGATTTCAGAATCCAATTTGGAAAATTGGCTATGGAGATTTTGTGCGGTCAGAGATTCATACAGACACAAAGGGGCCCCTATTTTCAAGTAGGAAAGTCGTTTCGATCCAATCCATTCTTGGGGTCCGAAAAAGACACTGGATATGTCAGTGACTTTGCACGACAAAGCGTTCTCCGAGGGCATAGAATGTACCATTTTTTGGTAAGAATCTTGACAGTAATGTCTATGTTAGATTCTCCGGTCGAAATACGGGAAAACTCCATCAAATTCTTTATGGAAACGGAGTTTTGCGAATTCTCCCCGGAACTGGAAGATCATTTCGAGATCTTCAAGCATATTCGAGGGTTCAATGTGACTATTGTCACTTCGGCCAATACAAAAGATGAGACTTTACTACTGTGGAGCGGCTTTGTGATAATGGAACCAACCAGCAAAAAGCATTAA
- the LOC123441282 gene encoding uncharacterized protein LOC123441282 produces MTMLSIVCTKLLCTNAHLGLRVADHHFKVYIRGSRNGIAILDSDKTLICLRNALHFIGSPIRQKGRSFFLKTNHLFIYEITEEMASYLRSYLRNVNSHCFDDSQWKIGAFLTNSFANKKKFRSRKKKINFGLNQQPDCVVILNADRKSSVRLEADRSQIPIPSLVDSTIPWESYKRITYPIPANDPIQFVYLFRHSIMKTVILKQNAISRETPPSLSRGTFKTVSTGMHSTSSPRGRKVSLVRLNPMRTVSSAVFELLAAAQPFFTNTTESLPQPQGGAAQIVQETPAPQGFTELQPIQGPAIPLSLQLDFQSQAHFLDCMTRHAIGENNMFYKIPGRLHNPILENYGGAGPSTSTPPILENYGGAGPSTSNPPMDLSPTMDMDVSPTIHVPLSKEQIYFNLVHLDATRKTSGLSQEKLMTLVEIIYIKKSSILAELMDKSGPQNCHILWNTDGAGNAIRKGNGEEYDVKTLREILKSLRSNEELRKSHYLGGIWKRRISDLPKAKLKLLRVEDIPGGIYEIL; encoded by the coding sequence ATGACAATGCTTTCGATAGTCTGTACTAAATTACTTTGTACGAATGCACATCTCGGCCTTCGGGTAGCTGATCACCATTTCAAAGTCTATATCCGTGGTTCAAGAAATGGAATTGCTATTCTCGATTCAGACAAGACACTGATTTGTTTACGAAACGCTCTTCATTTTATAGGATCTCCCATTCGTCAAAAAGGCCGTTCCTTCTTTTTAAAGACcaatcatttatttatttatgagATAACGGAAGAAATGGCGAGCTATTTAAGAAGCTATTTAAGAAATGTGAATTCTCATTGTTTCGATGATTCTCAATGGAAGATCGGGGCGTTTTTGACCAattcttttgcaaataaaaaaaaaTTCCGTTCAAGAAAGAAGAAGATCAATTTTGGGTTGAACCAACAACCTGATTGTGTGGTTATTCTGAATGCAGATAGAAAGTCTTCGGTCAGACTGGAAGCTGATCGATCACAAATACCTATTCCATCCTTAGTTGATTCTACGATCCCATGGGAATCCTATAAAAGAATCACTTATCCCATCCCAGCGAATGATCCTATACAGTTCGTATATCTATTTCGTCATTCGATCATGAAAACAGTGATTCTTAAACAGAATGCGATTAGTAGAGAGACACCACCATCTCTTAGCAGAGGCACTTTTAAGACGGTGTCCACTGGCATGCACTCCACCTCTTCACCCCGAGGAAGAAAAGTGTCTCTTGTGAGACTGAACCCCATGAGAACCGTTTCTTCGGCTGTCTTTGAATTATTAGCGGCAGCCCAGCCCTTCTTTACCAATACTACTGAGAGTCTACCCCAGCCACAAGGGGGGGCTGCTCAAATAGTTCAGGAGACGCCAGCCCCACAAGGGTTCACGGAGCTCCAACCTATACAAGGGCCAGCTATACCTTTAAGTTTGCAACTCGATTTTCAATCCCAAGCTCATTTTCTTGACTGTATGACAAGACATGCAATTGGGGAGAATAATAtgttttataaaattcctggtcgTCTGCATAACCCAATATTAGAAAATTATGGAGGTGCAGGTCCAAGTACTTCGACTCCACCGATATTAGAAAATTATGGAGGTGCAGGCCCAAGTACTTCGAATCCACCAATGGATTTATCTCCAACCATGGATATGGATGTATCTCCTACCATTCATGTACCTCTTAGCAAAGAGCAAATCTATTTCAATTTGGTGCATCTTGATGCCACTAGGAAAACCTCGGGATTATCCCAAGAGAAGCTTATGACACTAGTAGAGATAATTTATATTAAGAAATCGTCAATACTAGCGGAGCTAATGGATAAATCTGGCCCTCAAAATTGCCACATCCTTTGGAATACGGATGGTGCTGGCAATGCCATccgaaaaggaaacggagaagaaTATGATGTAAAAACCTTAAGGGAGATCCTTAAAAGTTTGCGAAGTAATGAGGAATTACGTAAAAGTCATTATTTGGGGGGAATTTGGAAAAGAAGGATTTCAGACctccctaaagccaaattaaaactTTTAAGAGTGGAAGATATACCCGGGGGGATATACGAGATTCTTTGA
- the LOC123442471 gene encoding cytochrome c oxidase subunit 2-like, producing MILRSLECRFLTIALCDAAEPWQLGSQDAATPMMQGIIDLHHDIFFFLILILVFVSRMLVRALWHFNEQTNPIPQRIVHGTTIEIIRTIFPSVILLFIAIPSFALLYSMDGVLVDPAITIKAIGHQWYRIKFGGRRASTQPYEYSDYNSSDEQSLTFDSYTIPEDDPELGQSRLLEVDNRVVVPAKTHLRMIVTPADVPHSWVVPSSGVKCDAVPGRSNLTSISVQREGVYYGQCSEIRGTYHAFTPIVVEAVTLKDYADWVSNQLILQTN from the exons ATGATTCTTCGTTCATTAGAATGTCGATTCCTCACAATCGCTCTTTGTGATGCTGCGGAACCATGGCAATTAGGATCTCAAGACGCAGCAACACCTATGATGCAAGGAATCATTGACTTACATCACGATAtctttttcttcctcattcttatTTTGGTTTTCGTATCACGGATGTTGGTTCGCGCTTTATGGCATTTCAACGAGCAAACTAAtccaatcccacaaaggattgttCATGGAACTACTATCGAAATTATTCGGACCATATTTCCAAGTGTCATTCTTTTGTTCATTGCTATACCATCGTTTGCTCTGTTATACTCAATGGACGGGGTATTAGTAGATCCAGCCATTACTATCAAAGCTATTGGACATCAATGGTATCGGA TCAAGTTTGGGGGGAGGCGGGCGTCGACCCAACCTTATGAGTATTCGGACTATAACAGTTCCGATGAACAGTCACTCACTTTTGACAGTTATACGATTCCAGAAGATGATCCAGAATTGGGTCAATCACGTTTATTAGAAGTTGACAATAGAGTGGTTGTACCAGCCAAAACTCATCTACGTATGATTGTAACACCCGCTGATGTACCTCATAGTTGGGTTGTACCTTCCTCAGGTGTCAAATGTGATGCTGTACCTGGTCGTTCAAATCTTACCTCCATCTCGGTACAACGAGAAGGAGTTTACTATGGTCAGTGCAGTGAGATTCGTGGAACTTATCATGCCTTTACGCCTATCGTCGTAGAAGCAGTGACTTTGAAAGATTATGCGGATTGGGTATCCAATCAATTAATCCTCCAAACCAACTAA